The Streptomyces pactum genome contains a region encoding:
- a CDS encoding DUF6777 domain-containing protein, with product MRTPLGPSGAACLLSLALLAGATGCGAAGADGDPAAEPGGVLHLQPVAAQGPNPFTDSTAVSTATPPPAARTPGSAAAGGAPVALDGLRPLSGGTPGLYGGIRHVGNCDVTRQIGHLAAHPARTRAFAGVAGISAPAVPGHLRGLTPVVLRADTRVTNHGYRDGRATAYQAVLQAGTAVLVDDRGVPRVRCACGNPLKAPAAVGDGAVTRGLPWPGYRPSEVVTVTPAPRTITGLTLVSAVDDTWIERRLGHDTRHDRPVPAPAWATGKPTATSAPSAPPATPAADAPSTSPGPEEVREGTYEGGHENTYDEMRGETYGGTYGGTQEDTYGGTHEGTSLDAFPDTYEDTSPDAFPDTYEDTSPDTYPDDAPAEDSAEPAPESVPDAPDLPGGGTSADVF from the coding sequence GTGCGGACACCTCTCGGCCCCTCCGGTGCCGCCTGCCTGCTCTCGCTGGCGCTCCTGGCCGGCGCCACCGGCTGCGGTGCCGCCGGTGCCGACGGCGACCCGGCCGCCGAACCGGGCGGAGTGCTCCACCTCCAACCGGTCGCCGCCCAGGGCCCGAACCCGTTCACCGACTCCACGGCCGTCTCGACGGCTACCCCGCCCCCGGCCGCCCGAACGCCGGGGTCCGCGGCGGCGGGCGGCGCGCCCGTCGCGCTCGACGGGCTGCGTCCCCTCTCGGGCGGAACGCCCGGCCTCTACGGCGGCATCCGGCACGTCGGCAACTGCGACGTCACCCGGCAGATCGGCCATCTGGCCGCGCACCCGGCCCGGACCCGGGCATTCGCCGGGGTCGCCGGGATCTCCGCCCCGGCGGTCCCCGGCCACCTGCGGGGACTCACCCCGGTCGTGCTGCGCGCCGACACCCGGGTCACCAACCACGGCTACCGGGACGGCCGGGCCACCGCGTACCAGGCGGTCCTCCAGGCGGGCACCGCCGTCCTCGTCGACGACCGGGGCGTGCCGCGCGTCCGCTGCGCCTGCGGCAACCCGCTGAAGGCGCCGGCCGCGGTCGGCGACGGGGCCGTCACCCGCGGCCTGCCCTGGCCCGGCTACCGGCCCTCCGAGGTGGTCACCGTGACCCCGGCACCCCGGACGATCACCGGCCTCACCCTCGTCAGCGCCGTGGACGACACCTGGATCGAGCGGCGGCTCGGCCACGACACCCGCCACGACCGGCCCGTCCCCGCACCCGCGTGGGCCACCGGCAAGCCGACGGCGACTTCGGCACCGTCCGCGCCGCCCGCCACCCCGGCGGCCGACGCGCCCAGCACCTCACCGGGCCCGGAAGAGGTGCGCGAGGGGACATACGAAGGGGGCCACGAAAACACGTACGACGAGATGCGCGGGGAAACGTACGGGGGAACGTACGGGGGAACGCAGGAGGACACGTACGGGGGAACGCACGAGGGCACATCCCTGGACGCGTTCCCGGACACATACGAGGACACATCCCCTGACGCGTTCCCGGACACGTACGAGGACACATCCCCGGACACGTACCCGGACGACGCACCCGCCGAAGACTCGGCCGAGCCCGCCCCGGAGAGCGTTCCGGACGCCCCCGACCTGCCCGGCGGCGGCACTTCCGCGGATGTCTTCTGA